A window of the Gossypium hirsutum isolate 1008001.06 chromosome A05, Gossypium_hirsutum_v2.1, whole genome shotgun sequence genome harbors these coding sequences:
- the LOC107907268 gene encoding protein NUCLEAR FUSION DEFECTIVE 4 has product MPPTFLQWLSLVAMILLQSINGTNSNFPAYSSQLKHVLSMSQIQLNNLAFASDAGKLLGWLSGIAANYLPMWLVLILGSSLGLVGYGVQYLFLIGRVSNLPYGAVFFLAMLAGNSICWINTVCYLVAIRNFPLDGQLVIGLTGSYQGLSAKIYTDIVDVIYPSSDGKRARAYLLLSSILPLIVSVITAPLVRVIKVMKTKRAKDAFIFILVITIATGAFAVMGSIGSTSSLLSPFASAVGMLTLLLAPLLIPLGLGLRHQIKQLAEEKVHIEEINNVSMDKMESGVKLDISEIVSESPSESFELSFSSTSEEFNGEIRESNNGDDRISDTNEVISVIEEIGVKVMLRRLNFWLYFFVYLFGVTLALVFFNNLGQIAESRGRSASSLVSLSSSFGFFGRLVPSIVEYFVSRRKYMISRPAFVVALMAPTGAAFFLLLANDTSVLWLYISTAIIGVCSGAITTISVSLTTELFGTKNFGVNHNVLVVNIPIGSLLFGYLAAVVYHKEGNAEGKCFGMECYRKTFSLWGTLCFIGTFLALILYARTRKFYNSQRS; this is encoded by the exons ATGCCTCCAACTTTTCTTCAATGGCTTAGTCTAGTTGCGATGAttttgcttcaatccataaatggAACTAACTCAAATTTCCCAGCTTACTCATCCCAACTCAAGCATGTCCTCTCTATGTCACAAATTCAGCTCAATAACCTTGCCTTTGCCTCTGATGCCGGTAAGTTGCTCGGGTGGCTTTCAGGCATAGCTGCCAATTACTTGCCCATGTGGCTGGTCCTTATCCTTGGTTCATCTCTCGGGCTGGTTGGTTATGGAGTGCAATATCTCTTCCTCATAGGCCGTGTCTCCAACTTGCCATATGGTGCCGTTTTCTTCCTCGCTATGCTAGCAGGAAATAGCATTTGTTGGATCAACACCGTTTGCTACCTCGTTGCTATTAGAAACTTCCCCCTCGACGGCCAACTCGTCATAGGATTGACAGGTAGCTACCAGGGACTAAGTGCAAAAATCTATACAGATATTGTGGATGTCATCTACCCTTCTTCAGACGGGAAGAGAGCCAGAGCCTATCTTTTACTTAGCTCTATCTTACCCCTCATAGTTAGTGTCATAACTGCACCGTTAGTTAGAGTTATTAAAGTTATGAAGACAAAGAGGGCCAAAGATGCATTTATATTCATTCTTGTCATAACAATAGCCACAGGAGCCTTTGCTGTCATGGGCAGTATAGGATCAACATCAAGCTTGTTATCACCATTTGCTAGTGCAGTTGGAATGCTAACGTTGCTATTAGCCCCACTTTTAATCCCCTTAGGTTTGGGACTAAGACATCAAATTAAGCAACTTGCAGAGGAAAAAGTTCATATAGAGGAGATTAATAATGTTTCTATGGACAAAATGGAGAGTGGGGTGAAATTAGATATCAGTGAAATCGTAAGTGAGAGCCCAAGTGAAAGTTTCGAGTTAAGTTTTAGTTCTACCAGTGAAGAATTTAATGGAGAGATAAGAGAAAGCAATAATGGAGATGATAGGATAAGTGACACAAACGAGGTAATTAGTGTGATAGAGGAGATCGGTGTGAAGGTGATGCTAAGGAGATTGAACTTTTGGTTATATTTCTTTGTTTATCTTTTCGGTGTTACACTGGCCTTGGTTTTCTTCAACAACTTAGGACAAATAGCTGAATCTCGAGGGCGTTCAGCTTCTTCTCTTGTTTCATTATCGTCTTCGTTTGGTTTCTTTGGTCGTCTCGTACCATCAATCGTGGAATACTTTGTCTCAAG GAGAAAATACATGATATCGAGACCAGCATTTGTGGTGGCATTAATGGCACCAACAGGAGCAGCCTTCTTCTTATTACTTGCCAACGACACCAGCGTACTATGGCTTTATATTAGCACCGCCATTATAGGAGTGTGTTCGGGGGCAATTACTACCATATCTGTATCTTTAACGACGGAGCTATTCGGGACCAAAAATTTTGGCGTCAACCATAATGTTTTGGTGGTCAATATTCCCATCGGATCCTTACTCTTTGGTTACCTAGCAGCTGTTGTTTATCACAAAGAAGGAAATGCAGAGGGGAAATGCTTTGGCATGGAATGCTACAGAAAGACCTTTAGTTTGTGGGGTACGCTTTGTTTTATTGGAACCTTCCTCGCTTTAATCCTTTACGCTCGTACCCGAAAGTTTTACAACTCGCAAAGATCATAG